A window from Catharus ustulatus isolate bCatUst1 chromosome 14, bCatUst1.pri.v2, whole genome shotgun sequence encodes these proteins:
- the TMEM35A gene encoding novel acetylcholine receptor chaperone — MASPRTITIVALSVALGLFFVFMGTIKLTPRLSRDAYNEMKRAYKSYVRALPMLKKMGVSSILLRKSIGALEVACGIVMTLVPGRPKDVANFLLLLLVLAVLFFHQLVGDPLKRYAHALVFGILLTCRLLIARQPEELPPEKRMLSVNGDEQPLIHEAAPEKGKMKVS, encoded by the exons ATGGCATCTCCCAGGACCATCACCATCGTCGCCCTCTCGGTGGCCCTGGGGCTCTTCTTCGTCTTCATGGGGACCATCAAACTGACCCCCCGGCTCAGCAGGGATGCCTACAATGAGATG AAACGAGCATACAAAAGCTACGTGCGGGCCCTGCCCATGCTCAAGAAGATGGGAGtcagctccatcctcctccGCAAGAGCATCGGCGCTCTGGAAGTGGCGTGTGGCATTGTCATGACACTGGTGCCTGGTCGCCCCAAGGACGTGGCCaacttcctgctgctcctccttgtgctggctgtgctctttTTCCACCAGCTCGTGGGGGACCCTCTCAAGCGTTATGCCCATGCCCTGGTCTTTGGGATCCTGCTCACCTGCCGCCTGCTGATCGCCCGCCAGCCCGAGGAGCTGCCCCCAGAGAAGAGGATGCTGTCGGTGAACGGGGATGAGCAGCCACTCATCCATGAAGCAGCTCCTGAGAAAGGCAAAATGAAGGTATCCTAG
- the F8A1 gene encoding 40-kDa huntingtin-associated protein: MLSAGGGSGPGGAGGSGPGLGGDGDFLSRYRLVSAKLRRRFLRKPNVAEAAEQFAALARELRAQESLPYAAWCQLAVARCAQSLFHGPAEAAALAEAARLFLRQERDLRQRLGLRGGFGEHVAAAQSCGAFAARLHLERGQPALAAGPCLELAAALRDTGQPARAAAPLQRAAELLTAARLPLQALRCLAERASCLLLARDYAGALATLTRAQALAGAGLGGAAGAGGAPGGAFLDVLARCEVSRVLLLLLLQPPPAKLLPEHARTLEQYCWEAPDGGPGTGSGSGTAGGLPPASSYLPAELFLLLQSAVLACQEKDAEALKALQAELWPLLSAEQNHLLHLVLQEMLSPAGQGL; this comes from the coding sequence ATGCTGTCGGCGGGCGGCGGCTCcggccccggcggggcgggcggctcCGGGCCGGGGCTCGGCGGCGACGGCGATTTCCTGTCGCGGTACCGGCTGGTGTCGGCCAAGCTGCGGCGGCGGTTCCTGCGGAAACCGAACGTGGCGGAGGCGGCGGAGCAGTTCGCGGCGCTGGCGCGGGAGCTGCGCGCCCAGGAGAGCCTGCCCTATGCCGCCTGGTGCCAGCTGGCCGTGGCGCGCTGCGCCCAGAGCCTGTTCCACGGCCCCGCCGAGGCGGCCGCGCTGGCCGAGGCCGCGCGGCTCTTCCTGCGCCAGGAGCGGGACCTGCGGCAGCGCCTGGGGTTGCGCGGTGGCTTCGGCGAGCATGTGGCGGCGGCGCAGAGCTGCGGGGCCTTCGCCGCCCGTCTGCACCTGGAGCGGGGGCAGCCCGCGCTGGCGGCCGGGCCGTGCCTGGAGCTGGCGGCCGCGCTCCGCGACACGGGACagcccgcccgcgccgccgcgcCCCTGCAGCGGGCGGCGGAGCTGCTGACGGCGGCGCGGCTGCCGCTGCAGGCTCTGCGCTGCCTGGCCGAGCGCGcgtcctgcctgctgctggcccgCGACTACGCCGGGGCGCTGGCCACGCTGACGCGGGCTCAGGCGCtggccggggccgggctgggcggtgcggccggggccgggggcgcgCCCGGCGGCGCCTTCCTGGACGTGCTGGCGCGCTGCGAGGTGTCccgggtgctgctgctgctcctgctgcagccgccgcccgCCAAGCTGCTGCCCGAGCACGCCCGCACGCTGGAGCAGTACTGCTGGGAGGCGCCCGACGGCGGACCGGGCaccggcagcggcagcgggacGGCCGGGGGGCTGCCGCCGGCCTCCAGCTACCTGCcggcagagctgttcctgctgctgcagtcgGCAGTGCTGGCCTGCCAGGAGAAGGACGCGGAGGCGCTGAAGGCTCTGCAGGCCGAGCTGTGGCCGCTGCTGAGCGCCGAGCAGAACCATCTGCTGcacctggtgctgcaggagatgctgagccCCGCCGGACAGGGGCTCTGA
- the TRMT2B gene encoding tRNA (uracil(54)-C(5))-methyltransferase homolog yields MALSCVLGPPRRHLRPPPLALLRLSPRHRSLVTTTAATWGGRKKARVSCGLPELSWEERLANAVTPLWRLPYQEQLQVKYESQRKILQTLASRLEELGIDAQKPGELCCPLQPVVPSPIINGYRNKSTFSVNRGPDGNPKTVGLYVGTGRERNIVCVKANHVENIPSKHKQVAQCYEEFICHSPLDSCILFHEGGHWRELVVRTTGCGHTMAIITFHPQQLGQEELATQKALLKEFFTCGPGAVCDLTSLYFQESTMTRCSHEQSPFQLLHGAPHIFEELLGLKFRISPDAFFQVNTAGAEVLYQAVGELCQATGDTVLLDICCGTGTIGLSLAHRVSKVIGVEVVEKAIEDAEWNAAFNGISNCEFHSGKAEAVLPQLLASWEDARPLVAVVNPSRAGLHYRVVRAIRNCRSIRRLLYISCKPEGEAMRNFLELCCPPDPRKKLTGEQFSPMLAIPFDMFPHTGHCELLLLFTR; encoded by the exons ATGGCTctgtcctgtgtgctggggcCACCGCGCCGCCACCTCCGCCCTCCGCCGCTCGCCCTGCTCCGCCTGTCCCCTCGGCACCGCAGCCTGGTGACAACCACGGCAGCaacgtggggagggaggaaaaaggcCAGGGTGAGCTGCGGCCTGCCAGAGCTTTCCTGGGAGGAGAG GTTAGCAAATGCAGTGACACCACTGTGGAGACTTCCCTaccaagagcagctgcag GTAAAGTATGAAAGCCAGAGGAAGATTTTGCAGACACTGGCATCTCGTCTTGAGGAGCTGGGCATAGATGCACAGAAACCTGGTGAGCTGTGTTGTCCTCTGCAGCCTGTAGTCCCTTCG cCCATCATTAATGGCTACCGAAACAAATCGACTTTCTCTGTGAACCGAGGACCagatgggaaccccaaaactgtgGGGTTGTATGTAGGAACTGGCAGAG aaagaaatattgTCTGTGTGAAAGCCAACCATGTGGAGAACATACCCTCAAAACACAAACAAGTAGCCCAG TGCTATGAGGAGTTCATCTGTCACTCCCCCCTGGACTCCTGCATCCTCTTCCATGAAGGTGGACACTGGCGAGAGCTCGTGGTTCGTACCACCGGCTGTGGCCACACCATGGCTATCATCACCTTCCACCCCCAGCAGCTGGGCCAG GAGGAACTGGCTACTCAGAAAGCATTGCTGAAGGAATTCTTCACATGTGGCCCTGGAGCAGTCTGTGACTTGACTTCACTTTATTTCCAAGAGAG CACCATGACACGCTGCTCCCACGAGCAGTCccccttccagctcctccacGGAGCACCACACATCTTCGAAGAACTGCTCGGCCTGAAGTTCCGCATCTCTCCAGATGCCTTTTTCCAAGTCAACACGGCTGGAGCAGAAGTTCTGTACCAGGCAGTCggggagctctgccaggctaCTGGGGACACTGTCCTCCTTGACATCTGCTGTGGAACAG GCACAATTGGTCTCTCTCTGGCTCACCGAGTGTCCAAGGTTATTGGTGTCGAGGTGGTGGAGAAGGCAATAGAGGATGCTGAGTGGAATGCAGCATTCAATG gGATCTCAAACTGTGAGTTTCACAGTGGAAAGGCAGAGGCTGTGTTACCACAGCTCCTGGCATCGTGGGAGGATGCCCGACCGCTTGTTGCTGTGGTGAACCCTTCCCGGGCTGGCCTAC ATTACAGGGTGGTACGAGCCATCCGGAACTGCAGGTCCATCCGCAGGCTGCTCTACATCTCCTGCAAGCCAGAGGGTGAAGCCATGAGGAACTTCCTCGA GCTATGCTGCCCACCTGACCCACGGAAGAAGCTGACAGGGGAGCAATTTTCCCCCATGCTGGCTATTCCTTTTGACATGTTTCCTCACACTGGACattgtgagctgctgctgctgttcaccCGCTGA
- the DKC1 gene encoding H/ACA ribonucleoprotein complex subunit DKC1 — MADGDGSSAKKRRKKEKRALGDDDVADIQHTEDFLIKPESRVAQLDTSQWPLLLKNFDKLNVRTAHYTPLPSGANPLKREISDYVRSGFINLDKPSNPSSHEVVAWIRRILRVEKTGHSGTLDPKVTGCLIVCIERATRLVKSQQGAGKEYVGIVRLHNAIESEAQLARAIETLTGALFQRPPLIAAVKRQLRVRTIYESKLVEYDPERRLGIFWVSCEAGTYIRTLCVHLGLLLGVGGQMQELRRVRSGILGETDNMVTMHDVLDAQWQYDNNKDDSYLRRVILPLEKLLTSHKRLVMKDSAVNAICYGAKIMLPGVLRYEDGIELNQEIVVITTKGEAICLAIALMTTAVISTCDHGIVAKIKRVIMERDTYPRKWGLGPKASQKKMMIQKGLLDKHGKPNESTPESWRREYVDYRDTSRKEADADHQAVSEVDRAAKRKRDSESENEEAVTPPSTPPPEELSKKEKKKKKKEKKAREAAESGGEQMERTSETSSSKKKKKKQKEVEESSD; from the exons ATGGCGGACGGGGACG GTTCCAGCGCCAAGAAGCGGCGGAAGAAGGAGAAGCGGGCGCTGGGCGATGATGATGTAGCG GACATTCAGCACACCGAGGACTTCCTCATCAAGCCCGAGTCCCGGGTGGCCCAGCTGGACACGTCGCAGTGGCCCTTGCTGCTGAAG AACTTTGACAAGTTAAATGTGAGGACAGCACACTACACACCTCTTCCTTCCGGTGCTAATCCCCTGAAGAGAGAGATTTCTGACTATGTTAG GTCTGGCTTTATTAACCTCGACAAACCCTCCAATCCATCCTCCCACGAGGTGGTTGCGTGGATCCGGCGCATCCTGCGAGTGGAGAAGACAGGGCACAGTGGCACCCTGGATCCCAAGGTGACCGGGTGCCTCATTGTGTGCATCGAGAGGGCGACACGGCTCGTCAAATCTCAGCAGGGAGCAG GCAAAGAGTATGTGGGAATTGTTCGGCTGCACAATGCCATTGAAAGTGAGGCTCAGCTGGCCAGG GCCATAGAAACCCTGACAGGTGCCCTGTTCCAGCGGCCACCTCTCATTGCTGCTGTCAAACGACAACTGAGAGTCAGAACCATCTATGAGAGCAAGCTGGTGGAGTATGATCCTGAGAGAAGATTAG GTATCTTCTGGGTGAGCTGTGAAGCAGGCACATACATCCGAACCCTCTGTGTCCACCTGGGCTTGCTGCTGGGTGTGGGGGGCCAGATGCAAGAGCTCCGCCGAGTCCGCTCCGGCATCCTGGGAGAGACG GATAACATGGTGACCATGCATGATGTGCTGGATGCCCAGTGGCAGTATGACAACAACAAGGACGACAGCTACCTGCGAAGGGTCATCCTGCCCCTGGAGAAACTGCTCACTTCACACAAGAGGCTTGTCATGAAAGACAGTGCT GTTAATGCCATTTGCTATGGAGCCAAGATCATGCTGCCTGGTGTTCTGCGGTATGAGGATGGGATTGAGCTTAATCAGGAGATTGTTGTCATCACCACAAAAGGAGAAGCTATCTGCCTAG CCATTGCCTTGATGACCACAGCAGTCATTTCTACATGTGACCATGGCATCGTGGCAAAGATCAAGAGAGTGATCATGGAGAGAGACACATATCCCAGGAAGTGGGGGTTGGGTCCCAAG GCCAGTCAGAAGAAGATGATGATCCAGAAGGGTCTGCTGGACAAGCATGGAAAGCCCAATGAGAGCACACCAGAGTCCTGGAGGAGGGAATATGTGGATTACAG GGATACTTCCAGGAAAGAAGCAGATGCTGATCACCAAGCTGTTTCAGAGGTGGACAGGGCTGCAAAA AGAAAGCGAGACTCAGAGAGTGAAAACGAGGAAGCTGTGACCCCACCATCCACCCCACCACCAGAGGAGCtgagcaaaaaggaaaagaaaaagaagaagaaagagaagaaggcCAGAGAGGCAGCTGAGAGTGGGGGAGAACAAATGGAGAGG ACCAGTGagaccagcagcagcaagaagaagaagaagaaacaaaaggaggTAGAAGAGAGCTCGGACTAA